A part of Planococcus sp. MB-3u-03 genomic DNA contains:
- the rluF gene encoding 23S rRNA pseudouridine(2604) synthase RluF — protein sequence MRINKFLSETGITSRRGADKFIEAGRVEINGQKAELGSKVEHEDEVRVDGKVIQQPKRAYVYLALNKPVGITSTTERHIEGNIVDFINHPERIFHVGRLDKDSEGLILMTNDGDIVNEILRAEHEHEKEYIVTVDKPITDEFLENMESGVEILDTMTLPAKAERIAKHVFKLTLQQGLNRQIRRMCSALGYEVKRLQRIRIMNIRLGNLKAGEWRDLTEEEKQELFRQLDYQPKR from the coding sequence AGCGAAACAGGCATCACGTCCCGACGCGGGGCGGATAAATTCATCGAAGCCGGCCGCGTCGAGATCAACGGCCAAAAAGCGGAGCTCGGCAGCAAAGTCGAGCACGAAGACGAAGTACGGGTCGACGGCAAAGTCATCCAGCAGCCGAAGCGTGCTTACGTTTACCTGGCGCTCAATAAACCGGTCGGCATCACCAGCACGACCGAACGCCATATCGAAGGCAATATCGTCGATTTCATCAACCATCCTGAACGCATCTTCCATGTCGGGCGGCTCGATAAGGATTCAGAAGGACTCATCCTCATGACCAATGACGGCGATATCGTCAATGAAATCCTGCGGGCCGAGCACGAACATGAAAAAGAATACATCGTGACGGTCGATAAACCAATCACCGATGAATTCTTGGAGAATATGGAGAGCGGCGTCGAGATCCTCGACACCATGACACTTCCCGCGAAAGCTGAGCGGATCGCCAAGCACGTATTCAAATTGACCTTGCAGCAAGGACTCAACCGGCAGATCCGCCGCATGTGTTCAGCGCTCGGCTACGAAGTGAAACGCCTGCAGCGCATCCGCATCATGAACATCCGCCTCGGCAATTTAAAAGCCGGCGAATGGCGCGACCTGACAGAAGAAGAAAAACAGGAACTGTTCCGCCAGCTTGATTATCAACCGAAACGCTAA
- a CDS encoding AraC family ligand binding domain-containing protein codes for MERKETPNVLEEKAKKSAAVLQTANAKVMNIQLRKGEAIPEHHADAEVVIVVRKGRVQFTSEGETVEATPENVLHMAPMENHQLLAAEDSDLLVFQIKA; via the coding sequence ATGGAGAGGAAAGAAACCCCGAATGTATTGGAAGAGAAAGCGAAGAAAAGCGCAGCTGTTCTGCAGACGGCCAATGCTAAAGTCATGAACATCCAATTGCGTAAAGGCGAAGCCATCCCGGAGCATCATGCGGACGCAGAAGTAGTGATCGTGGTACGGAAAGGGCGTGTGCAGTTCACGTCGGAAGGCGAAACGGTCGAAGCGACGCCGGAAAACGTCCTGCACATGGCCCCGATGGAAAATCACCAGCTATTGGCAGCGGAAGACAGCGACTTGCTGGTATTTCAAATTAAAGCGTAA
- a CDS encoding CBS domain-containing protein, with translation MKIAEIMTTDVETCPPTVTIQDIAAKMREINVGSIPICEEGRIVGIVTDRDIVLRGIAEELGTDAPISEIFSETLITGTEEMLVEEAASLMARHQIRRLPIVRQEQVIGIVSLGDIAVRGKTPREAETALEKVSEPAKPRR, from the coding sequence AAATAATGACAACTGATGTAGAGACTTGCCCGCCAACTGTAACAATTCAAGATATTGCCGCCAAGATGCGTGAAATTAATGTCGGATCGATTCCGATTTGTGAAGAAGGAAGAATTGTCGGCATCGTCACGGACCGTGATATCGTCCTGAGGGGCATTGCGGAAGAACTGGGGACGGATGCGCCCATTTCAGAAATATTTTCAGAAACTTTGATCACGGGAACAGAAGAAATGCTTGTTGAAGAGGCAGCTTCTTTAATGGCGAGGCACCAAATCCGCCGGTTGCCGATTGTGCGCCAAGAACAAGTCATCGGCATCGTCTCGCTCGGCGATATCGCTGTAAGGGGCAAGACGCCGCGTGAAGCGGAAACTGCACTTGAAAAAGTTTCGGAACCAGCCAAGCCACGGCGTTGA
- a CDS encoding DUF6904 family protein produces the protein MLSMKTTQNHTGVKISGDYFDLDELNQAIYKVIGKEGEYHGYEGSRLRILGVSSEIRHAAQGDRNVDFVFNGLHEHTKKQHGFIAPDKNIYFSVEVLWPELLYAAYALRDFVRLYGDKRGDLLADAYAPVIAKFQALVLECLQGHVPNEEYAAILEAFRKSPSVNDYAIQYVDLLNLKYIGMTRQQREKSLSAIAMKLTLQDSEYQAFRKQVISAATPGKQPIHEIGIQAKYPEQVEW, from the coding sequence ATGCTAAGCATGAAAACGACGCAGAACCATACCGGCGTCAAGATCAGCGGAGATTATTTCGATTTGGATGAACTGAACCAAGCCATCTACAAAGTCATCGGCAAAGAAGGCGAATACCATGGCTATGAAGGATCGCGCTTGCGGATACTCGGCGTTTCCTCTGAAATCCGCCACGCCGCTCAAGGCGACCGCAACGTCGACTTCGTCTTCAATGGCTTGCATGAGCATACGAAAAAACAACACGGCTTTATCGCACCCGACAAGAATATTTATTTCTCGGTGGAAGTGCTATGGCCAGAGCTTTTGTATGCAGCTTATGCACTCCGTGATTTCGTCCGGCTTTACGGGGACAAGCGCGGCGACTTGCTGGCTGATGCCTACGCGCCGGTGATTGCAAAATTCCAGGCACTTGTTCTCGAATGCCTGCAAGGCCATGTGCCGAATGAAGAATACGCAGCGATCTTGGAAGCGTTCCGCAAATCGCCTTCGGTTAACGATTACGCCATTCAATATGTCGACCTGTTGAACTTGAAATACATCGGCATGACCAGGCAGCAGCGCGAAAAAAGCTTATCGGCCATCGCCATGAAACTCACGCTCCAGGATTCCGAGTACCAAGCATTCCGCAAACAAGTCATCAGTGCGGCAACTCCCGGAAAACAGCCGATTCACGAAATCGGGATCCAGGCAAAATATCCTGAACAAGTGGAATGGTAA